The following proteins come from a genomic window of Rattus norvegicus strain BN/NHsdMcwi chromosome 8, GRCr8, whole genome shotgun sequence:
- the Clmp gene encoding CXADR-like membrane protein isoform X1: MSLFFLWLVTYYVGTLGTHTEIKRVAEEKVTLPCHHQLGLPEKDTLDIEWLLTDNEGNQKVVITYSSRHVYNNLTEEQKGRVAFASNFLAGDASLQIEPLKPSDEGRYTCKVKNSGRYVWSHVILKVLVRPSKPKCELEGEPTEGSDLTLQCESASGTKPIVYYWQRIREKEGEDEHLPPKSRIDYNNPGRVLLQNLTMASSGLYQCTAGNEAGKESCVVRVTVQ; the protein is encoded by the exons tAACCTATTATGTTGGAACGCTGGGAACTCACACTGAGATCAAGAGAGTGGCAGAGGAAAAGGTTACCTTGCCCTGTCACCATCAATTGGGACTTCCTGAGAAAGACACCCTGGACATTGAATGGCTGCTCACGGATAATGAAGGGAACCAAAAAGTG GTTATTACGTATTCCAGTCGTCATGTCTACAATAACTTGACTGAGGAGCAGAAGGGCCGAGTGGCCTTTGCCTCCAACTTCCTGGCGGGAGACGCCTCCCTGCAGATCGAGCCTCTGAAACCCAGTGATGAAGGCAGATACACCTGCAAGGTGAAGAATTCAGGACGCTATGTCTGGAGCCACGTGATCTTAAAAGTGCTAG TGAGACCATCCAAGCCCAAGTGTGAGTTGGAAGGAGAGCCGACGGAAGGAAGTGACCTGACGCTACAATGTGAGTCTGCCTCTGGAACCAAGCCCATTGTGTATTATTGGCAGCGGATtcgggagaaggagggagaggatgaaCACCTGCCACCCAAATCTAGAATCG ATTACAACAACCCTGGCCGAGTGCTGCTGCAGAACCTCACCATGGCCTCCTCTGGGCTCTACCAGTGCACAGCAGGCAACGAGGCTGGAAAGGAGAGCTGCGTGGTACGAGTGACTGTACAGT AG
- the Clmp gene encoding CXADR-like membrane protein precursor has product MSLFFLWLVTYYVGTLGTHTEIKRVAEEKVTLPCHHQLGLPEKDTLDIEWLLTDNEGNQKVVITYSSRHVYNNLTEEQKGRVAFASNFLAGDASLQIEPLKPSDEGRYTCKVKNSGRYVWSHVILKVLVRPSKPKCELEGEPTEGSDLTLQCESASGTKPIVYYWQRIREKEGEDEHLPPKSRIDYNNPGRVLLQNLTMASSGLYQCTAGNEAGKESCVVRVTVQYVQSIGMVAGAVTGIVAGALLIFLLIWLLIRRKSKERYEEEDRPNEIREDAEAPRARLVKPSSSSSGSRSSRSGSSSTRSTGNSASRSQRTLSSEAAPQPGLATQAYSLIGPEVRGSEPKKAHHTTLTKAETTLSTMPSQSRAFQTV; this is encoded by the exons tAACCTATTATGTTGGAACGCTGGGAACTCACACTGAGATCAAGAGAGTGGCAGAGGAAAAGGTTACCTTGCCCTGTCACCATCAATTGGGACTTCCTGAGAAAGACACCCTGGACATTGAATGGCTGCTCACGGATAATGAAGGGAACCAAAAAGTG GTTATTACGTATTCCAGTCGTCATGTCTACAATAACTTGACTGAGGAGCAGAAGGGCCGAGTGGCCTTTGCCTCCAACTTCCTGGCGGGAGACGCCTCCCTGCAGATCGAGCCTCTGAAACCCAGTGATGAAGGCAGATACACCTGCAAGGTGAAGAATTCAGGACGCTATGTCTGGAGCCACGTGATCTTAAAAGTGCTAG TGAGACCATCCAAGCCCAAGTGTGAGTTGGAAGGAGAGCCGACGGAAGGAAGTGACCTGACGCTACAATGTGAGTCTGCCTCTGGAACCAAGCCCATTGTGTATTATTGGCAGCGGATtcgggagaaggagggagaggatgaaCACCTGCCACCCAAATCTAGAATCG ATTACAACAACCCTGGCCGAGTGCTGCTGCAGAACCTCACCATGGCCTCCTCTGGGCTCTACCAGTGCACAGCAGGCAACGAGGCTGGAAAGGAGAGCTGCGTGGTACGAGTGACTGTACAGT ATGTGCAGAGCATTGGCATGGTTGCAGGAGCAGTGACAGGCATAGTGGCGGGAGCTCTGCTCATTTTCCTCTTGATATGGCTCCTAATACGAAGGAAAAGCAAAGAGAGATATGAGGAAGAAGACAGACCTAATGAAATCCG AGAAGACGCTGAAGCGCCCCGCGCCCGCCTTGTGAAACCCAGCTCCTCTTCCTCAGGCTCCCGGAGCTCTCGCTCTGGCTCCTCCTCCACCCGCTCCACCGGGAACAGTGCCTCCAGAAGCCAGCGGACGCTGTCGAGTGAAGCAGCACCACAGCCCGGGCTAGCCACCCAGGCATACAGCCTAATAGGACCGGAAGTGAGAGGTTCTGAACCAAAGAAAGCCCACCATACGACCCTGACCAAAGCAGAAACCACACTCAGCACAATGCCCAGCCAGAGCAGAGCCTTCCAAACTGTCTGA